CTGATGGCCAGCAGTGAGGAACTAGGACAAAAACGGAGGAGAGGAAAGCATAGAAAATGATATGTGTGAATCTGCATGCCTACAGTTTGGAAAAGGAGTTCTGAACTGGAAAaggttttttctctctctctctcttcaaacTCCCCCACcccccttcttctctcccttcatTTCTCTGTCCTCCACCCCTTCCTCTTCTCACGTtaaggttttctgtttgtttttttttttttcacccaataATGCCTGGAgatgaaaaatgatttttattgctATTACACTTCCTACCGCAAGATGCAGTGCAAGGCGGCCGAGTTTGTATTACAACTATGTCACAGTGTTTCACCGATGCAAAACATGTAGCCAGAGGGTGTTGCTAATGACTCCTGGATTAGAGTGAGATTGAGactgggagaaaaagaaaaagagagaacaagagacagaggaagggaggagagagacgAATTTCATTAGAGAACGGGAAAATCACTGTATAATCAGCTCTAATAATCTAATCAGGATATTTTCAGATTTCCAGGTTCTCTCCACGCTTAAGAGTGTGAGCTAGAGAGAGACCATTATCCTTTTAAACACCACAAAGGTTTTTTTGCATGTTAATAACTATTAATTATGTTTACAGCCAGTTAAGTGAAGAACTCTCCTTTGGAAAGAAACTTCGGAAAACGCTTAAAGCAGACTAAAGCTTTTTCCTGGAGCCAAGGTCGCttggagggaggtgggggcagggtaaTCACCCAAGGGTGTGCCGAGCCCGAGGCAGCTAGCAGAGGCTTAAAGCCCCTGCCCGTGGTCGTGCACACAAATGTGCAAACGCCTGTGACGGCCTGTTGGGGTCCAGGGTGCCCCGTCGGACCCGTGGCGGAACTCGTAGGCGCAGCCAGCCGCCCAGGCTCGGCTTCCGCTTGGTCTTCGCAAAAATGTCCCTCCGGGCTCCGAACTCCCCGGCGCCCTCCCCCGAGACCAGCTCTATTTAGGGAAACGGGAGGTTTCGCGGTTCCTACCGTGGCCCAGGCCGGTCCCACCGCCCAGCAGTCCGCTTCTGCCCCCCGGGGCACAGCAAGGAGGGCGTTCCCTCGGGGCTGCAGCCCTTTGAACCCGGGGAGCCCTCGACTCCCGCCAGGACTCGCGGAGCTCGCTCGGGGCCCGGCTGCGGAGCCGAGTGTGGGTGGCGGGTGGCGTTGAAGGGGAGTGGGGGAGgctggaggggatggaggggcgGGGGCGGGAGCCGGGCGTTAAGCCTGGAAGCTTGGCTATTTACCCAAACGATTTTCCTTTCAGACCCGAGACGCCAATGAGACAAGATCAAACTCCCCTTCTCGTAGtgcgtgtgtggggtgtgtgtgtgtgtgtgtgtgtgtgtgtgtcctcttccAGGAGGGGTTTTGTGAATGGGGGCTCCAGGTTGTCGGCTGGGAGGGACCAGAGGCCGGCCCGGGCACCAGCGCCTCCTCCCGGGGACTGGGAGAAGCCGGTCCGAGGGCTCGAGGTCTGAGCGCACCGAAGGGCGCGGCGCCCCAGTCACAGTGGTCCTCTGGGAGAGAAGGGAACAACAGGAACACAGGCCACGGAGAGCGAGGGGCCGTGTCCCCAGAGGCCCAGCCAGGAGACACATGGTCGTGtgcaggagggggagggggagaataATATGAATCACATCCTCCTTCCAGTCCCTTAATTTCCGATCCCTCCAAAGCCACTGGTTTCTTCCCGACTCCCTCGCTCGAGATCTATTAGCTGCAAATTAGGCCAAGGTTTTGGCGATTACGGTGCAATTCAGGCCGAGTGACACGCGCCGCCTGGCCTGCGCCTGGGTCTCTCTTCGCACTGCAAAATGGTTAGAAACGAAGACAGGATGGGTAGCCTGTATTGATAAGACattggtcattttaaaaagggCCCCGACCGAAGAATATCCATCAGCCTGGGGGAtctggggaagggggaagagggaagaggagccGAGCAGGCTGAAGTCTGAGCTGTGGCGCAGCAGGTGACAATAGTCCTGGGCATGGCTCCTGCAGTTGCTCTGGGGACGAACCGGAACCGGGACTAAAATCTcgtttaaacaacaacaacagtattaATATCACTGATAAAAAGAATCAGAAGGCAGCATATTTATTAAGATCATAAATGATTAAAATCTGGTTACATGAACATTGTATGTATAGTTAATGGCACTACCTCCCACAACTCATTGCTCACCGAAGATCGATTAAAGGCTAAACTAAAGAATTCTTTCTGGAAGAAAAAGGTGTTATTGCGATGCTCTGACTCAGCCTCTATTgcttcttctgcatcagcctggCCCTAGTGCCCCCCACTCTTCCCACATATGCATCCCTTACTgaaggattctctcttttttaactGACCAACCACCAACTCCCTGTCCA
The DNA window shown above is from Chlorocebus sabaeus isolate Y175 chromosome 29, mChlSab1.0.hap1, whole genome shotgun sequence and carries:
- the LOC140710673 gene encoding uncharacterized protein isoform X1, yielding MCLLAGPLGTRPLALRGLCSCCSLLSQRTTVTGAPRPSVRSDLEPSDRLLPVPGRRRWCPGRPLVPPSRQPGAPIHKTPPGRGHTHTHTHTHTPHTHYEKGSLILSHWRLGSERKIVWVNSQASRLNARLPPPPLHPLQPPPLPFNATRHPHSAPQPGPERAPRVLAGVEGSPGSKGCSPEGTPSLLCPGGQKRTAGRWDRPGPRFKYGDKEYCNVDVAVSPIKKLKNSA
- the LOC140710673 gene encoding uncharacterized protein isoform X2 produces the protein MCLLAGPLGTRPLALRGLCSCCSLLSQRTTVTGAPRPSVRSDLEPSDRLLPVPGRRRWCPGRPLVPPSRQPGAPIHKTPPGRGHTHTHTHTHTPHTHYEKGSLILSHWRLGSERKIVWVNSQASRLNARLPPPPLHPLQPPPLPFNATRHPHSAPQPGPERAPRVLAGVEGSPGSKGCSPEGTPSLLCPGGQKRTAGRWDRPGPRNRSGPGLSTPTTLAEVSHYYPDV